The Juglans microcarpa x Juglans regia isolate MS1-56 chromosome 2S, Jm3101_v1.0, whole genome shotgun sequence genome has a window encoding:
- the LOC121253125 gene encoding H/ACA ribonucleoprotein complex subunit 3-like protein, giving the protein MYLQFYINENGDKVYTTKKESPLGLATQSAHPARFSPDDKYSRQRVLLKKRFGLLPIQQPPQKY; this is encoded by the exons ATGTATCTCCAGTTCTATATAAACGAGAATGGTGACAAAGTTTATACCACTAAG AAAGAATCGCCACTGGGACTGGCCACACAATCTGCTCATCCAG CCCGTTTCTCCCCTGATGACAAATACTCAAGGCAAAGAGTTCTTCTGAAGAAGCGTTTTGGATTGTTGCCAATCCAGCAGCCACCTCAAAAGTATTGA
- the LOC121251917 gene encoding LOW QUALITY PROTEIN: uncharacterized protein At1g03900-like (The sequence of the model RefSeq protein was modified relative to this genomic sequence to represent the inferred CDS: deleted 2 bases in 1 codon) has product MSFNQMQEDDDEEALEQTLLVVREVSVYKIPPRTTSGGYKCGEWLQSDKIWSGRLRVVSCKARCEIRLEDPASGDLFAACFVYPGQPRESSVETVLDSSRYFVLKIEDGGGKHAFVGLGFSERNEAFDFNVALSDHDKYVRREHESGDATENDTQIDIHPAVNHRLKEGETIRINVKHKPTSGSGMLSAASDWGLSGTGKPKALSLAPPPSGAGKIRSPLPPPPNDPVAARMTSASHHGVGLKGSKENVMHSNDPLSDLSLLERNLPSATGSGSTKTAASGWAAF; this is encoded by the exons ATGTCGTTTAACCAGATGCAGGAGGACGACGATGAGGAGGCCTTGGAGCAGACCCTCCTGGTCGTCCGAGAGGTTTCCGTCTACAAAATTCCTCCCCGCACCACCTCCGGCGGCTACAAGTGTGGCGAGTGGCTCCAATCCGACAAGATCTGGTCCGGTCGCCTCCGGGTCGTTTCCTGCAAGGCCCGCTGCGAGATCCGCCTCGAGGACCCGGCATCAGGGGACCTCTTCGCCGCTTGCTTCGTCTATCCGGGTCAGCCCCGCGAAAGCTCCGTCGAGACCGTCCTCGATTCGTCCCGCTACTTTGTCCTCAAGATCGAGGACGGCGGGGGCAAGCACGCCTTCGTGGGACTTGGCTTCTCGGAGCGCAACGAGGCCTTCGACTTCAACGTTGCACTCTCCGATCACGACAAATACGTCCGGAGAGAGCACGAGAGTGGGGACGCCACTGAAAACGACACCCAAATCGATATTCATCCCGCTGTTAATCATAGATTGaag GAAGGTGAAACAATCAGGATAAATGTAAAGCACAAGCCTACTAGTGGGAGTGGTATGCTTTCAGCTGCT TCTGACTGGGGGCTTTCTGGAACTGGAAAGCCTAAAGCATTGAGCCTTGCCCCACCACCCAGTGGAGCAGGAAAAATCAGGTCTCCACTCCCTCCACCTCCCAATGATCCTGTTGCTGCTCGGATGACCTCTGCCAGTCACCACGGTGTTGGTCTCAAGGGGTCTAAGGAAAATGTGATGCATTCCAATGATCCTTTATCAGACCTTTCACTGCTTGAG AGAAATCTTCCTTCAGCAACTGGATCAGGATCGACAAAGACCGCTGCTTCAGGATGGGCAGCCTTTTGA
- the LOC121251915 gene encoding protein SCARECROW-like, with the protein MAGCTLLNVGVNGSSSDENRDRSNIFKGRTPLTSASNTINEDPGTCEDLPQINRGLPHRQPNGKILRKRMASEMEMEVQAAFATTTCKNDYTRLSCSSINATSTTAVSSMGGGSFPALAASNNCIVSGDTFLKPNPKQTKYYSTLLDSSTNLTTSISGGGSCGFLSCVTPGSLSHDHGDETLSLQHQHYQLLSQDPAVCGFSGLPSFPSESYQNNNNNSNSNISRSVPNRSGAVAVTPSMEDSSAKAWIDGVIKDLIHSSNNVSIPQLIQNVREIIYPCNPNLAALLEYKLLSLTPTDPSPIYREGRSEAVQQQQQGLVQGSSERIKFNLLDSGNFSSPKHINQLYLHQGIAPLPSASPDPAVDNHHRQQQQQQPCASSRLSLNRVQKQGQQEQENSSSAETETQTTPTATNTTSVSNGVAILSREKKEEMRQQKRDEEGLHLLTLLLQCAEAVSADNFEEANMTLLEISELSTPFGTAAQRVAAYFSEAMSARLVSSCLGIYAALPHSQSYSQKMASAFQVFNGISPLVKFSHFTANQAIQEAFEREERVHIIDLDIMQGLQWPGLFHILASRPGGPPYVRLTGLGTSMDGLEATGKRLSDFADKLGLPFEFVPLAEKVGNIDPERLNVSKREALAVHWLQHSLYDVTGSDTNTLWLLQRLAPKVVTVVEQDLSHAGSFLGRFVEAIHYYSALFDSLGASSYGEESEERHVVEQQLLSREIRNVLAVGGPSRSGEVKFHSWREKLQQCGFKGLSLSGNAATQATLLLAMFPSEGYTLVEDNGTLKLGWKDLSLLTASAWRPNFLAATDL; encoded by the exons ATGGCTGGTTGTACTTTGCTTAATGTTGGTGTCAATGGCAGTAGCAGCGACGAAAATAGAGATCGTAGTAATATCTTCAAAGGTAGAACACCCTTGACCAGTGCCTCCAACACCATTAATGAAGACCCCGGCACCTGCGAGGACCTGCCTCAGATCAATCGTGGTCTTCCGCATCGCCAGCCCAACGGAAAGATACTGAGAAAGAGGATGGCCTccgagatggagatggaggttcAGGCCGCCTTCGCCACAACCACCTGCAAGAATGATTATACGAGGTTATCCTGTTCAAGTATTAATGCCACAAGTACCACCGCTGTGTCTTCCATGGGTGGTGGCTCTTTTCCAGCATTGGCAGCTAGCAACAATTGTATTGTTTCGGGGGATACTTTCCTCAAACCAAATCCAAAACAGACCAAGTACTACTCCACTTTGCTAGATTCTTCCACGAATTTGACCACTTCGATTTCAGGCGGGGGCTCTTGTGGGTTTCTATCTTGTGTTACACCTGGGAGCTTAAGTCATGATCATGGCGACGAGACGCTCTCGCTGCAGCATCAGCATTATCAGCTCCTGAGCCAGGATCCTGCTGTTTGTGGGTTCTCGGGCCTACCCTCGTTTCCTTCCGAGAgctatcaaaacaataataataatagtaacaGCAATATCAGCAGAAGCGTTCCTAACCGGAGTGGTGCCGTTGCTGTCACTCCTTCGATGGAAGACAGCTCCGCCAAAGCGTGGATCGACGGCGTCATAAAAGATCTAATCCATAGCTCCAACAACGTTTCAATTCCACAGCTCATCCAGAACGTGAGAGAGATCATCTACCCTTGTAACCCCAATCTTGCCGCCCTCCTTGAGTACAAGCTCCTCTCCCTGACGCCAACCGACCCTTCGCCAATCTACCGGGAGGGAAGAAGTGAGGCGgttcagcagcagcagcaaggCCTGGTGCAAGGATCTTCAGAGAGGATTAAGTTCAATCTGTTAGATTCTGGTAATTTTTCTTCTCCCAAGCACATAAATCAATTGTACTTGCACCAGGGAATTGCACCGCTGCCTAGCGCTTCCCCTGACCCTGCCGTCGACAATCATCACCGtcaacagcagcagcaacaaccaTGCGCTTCATCACGTCTTTCGTTGAATCGAGTGCAGAAGCAGGGACAACAAGAACAGGAAAATTCTTCATCCGCGGAGACTGAAACGCAAACAACGCCGACAGCTACTAACACTACAAGTGTTAGTAATGGCGTCGCAATCCTTTCgagggagaagaaagaagagatgCGTCAGCAAAAGAGAGACGAAGAGGGCTTACACCTTCTGACCTTGCTCCTGCAATGCGCCGAAGCTGTATCGGCAGATAATTTCGAGGAAGCGAACATGACGCTGCTGGAGATTTCCGAATTGTCGACGCCCTTTGGCACGGCTGCGCAACGGGTAGCAGCATACTTCTCAGAGGCAATGTCCGCAAGACTGGTGAGCTCGTGCCTTGGAATATATGCGGCGCTACCCCATAGCCAGAGCTACAGCCAAAAGATGGCTTCGGCCTTCCAGGTGTTCAACGGCATCAGCCCCCTGGTGAAGTTCTCCCATTTCACGGCCAATCAAGCTATACAAGAAGCATTTGAAAGGGAAGAGAGGGTTCACATTATAGATTTGGACATCATGCAAGGGCTCCAGTGGCCTGGCCTCTTTCACATCCTTGCTTCTAGACCTGGAGGACCTCCTTATGTGCGCCTCACCGGCCTTGGCACGTCCATGGATGGTCTCGAGGCTACAGGCAAGCGCTTGTCAGATTTCGCAGACAAATTGGGACTTCCATTTGAGTTCGTTCCTCTGGCGGAAAAGGTCGGGAACATAGATCCGGAGAGGCTGAATGTCAGCAAGAGGGAGGCACTCGCCGTCCACTGGTTGCAACATTCCCTTTATGATGTCACTGGTTCAGACACCAATACGTTGTGGCTTTTGCAGAG GTTGGCACCAAAAGTGGTGACAGTGGTAGAACAAGACCTGAGCCATGCAGGCTCGTTCTTGGGAAGGTTTGTGGAGGCAATACACTACTACTCGGCGCTTTTCGACTCGTTAGGGGCAAGTAGCTACGGGGAGGAGAGCGAGGAGAGGCATGTGGTAGAGCAGCAGCTGCTATCCAGGGAGATTCGGAACGTGCTGGCAGTCGGGGGGCCGTCGAGAAGCGGAGAGGTGAAGTTCCACAGCTGGAGGGAAAAGCTCCAGCAGTGTGGGTTCAAGGGCCTCTCTTTGTCTGGGAATGCCGCCACTCAGGCTACCTTGCTGCTGGCCATGTTTCCTTCTGAAGGTTATACATTGGTGGAGGACAATGGCACGCTCAAGCTTGGCTGGAAAGACCTTTCCTTGCTCACTGCTTCCGCCTGGAGGCCAAATTTCCTTGCTGCTACTGATCTTTGA